The Lynx canadensis isolate LIC74 chromosome D1, mLynCan4.pri.v2, whole genome shotgun sequence genome has a segment encoding these proteins:
- the LOC115526254 gene encoding LOW QUALITY PROTEIN: olfactory receptor 51F2-like (The sequence of the model RefSeq protein was modified relative to this genomic sequence to represent the inferred CDS: inserted 1 base in 1 codon; deleted 3 bases in 2 codons) — translation MSSFPNITSTSLFFFLTGKSPGLEATHTWTFILFCYLYMTSLSGNALIPFFTITKSSLHAPMYYFLSMLSTTDLGLYISTLVTMFGIFWFSARQISFHACVAQTFFIQLFTIMESSVLLAMAFDHFIAICNPLSYVANLTDSRIVKVWFAVLVRVTVILVPLVLLLKCLSFCQSHVLPHSYCFHLDIIXASCSDNKINSVLGLTALVVTVGVDSTFIFLSYILIIKTTLNIASLEDWHKAFSTCISHIGAVAIFYIPLISLCFVHRFGKKAPPYVHILMVNVCLLLPPVMNPIIYSVKTKQIRRAIKKVLFPK, via the exons ATGTCATCCTTTCCTAACATCACTTCaacttctctattctttttcctgACGGGAAAA TCTCCAGGTCTTGAAGCTACCCACACCTGGACCTTCATCCTCTTCTGCTATCTGTACATGACTTCCCTCTCTGGGAATGCTTTAATCCCGTTTTTCACCATCACCAAGTCAAGTCTCCATGCACCTATGTACTATTTCCTCTCTATGCTCTCAACCACTGACTTGGGCTTGTATATTTCAACGCTGGTCACTATGTTTGGTATATTCTGGTTCAGTGCAAGACAAATCAGTTTCCATGCCTGTGTTGCCCAGACATTCTTCATTCAACTCTTTACCATCATGGAGTCCTCAGTGCTCCTGGCAATGGCCTTTGACCACTTCATTGCCATTTGTAACCCACTGAGCTATGTTGCCAACTTAACTGATTCCAGAATTGTCAAAGTATGGTTTGCCGTCCTTGTCAGGGTAACAGTGATCCTAGTGCCTCTGGTCCTACTTCTTAAATGTTTATCCTTCTGCCAAAGCCATGTGCTTCCTCATTCTTATTGTTTCCATCTTGATATAA TGGCTTCATGTTCTGACAATAAGATCAACAGTGTTTTAGGACTTACTGCCCTTGTAGTTACTGTGGGAGTGGACTccacctttatttttctctcctatatTCTGATTATTAAGACTACCCTAAACATTGCTTCCCTAGAGGACTGGCATAAAGCCTTTAGCACTTGTATTTCCCACATAGGTGCTGTGGCCATCTTCTACATTCCTCTCATTAGCTTGTGCTTTGTCCATAGGTTTGGGAAAAAGGCGCCTCCTTATGTT CACATTCTTATGGTTAATGTGTGTTTGCTTCTTCCACCAGTGATGAATCCTATTATTTACAGTGTAAAAACCAAGCAGATCCGTAGGGCCATTAAAAAAGTCCTCTTTCCCAAGTGA